A window of the Nitrospiraceae bacterium genome harbors these coding sequences:
- a CDS encoding B12-binding domain-containing radical SAM protein: protein MTDSLIEIERGGSTDKSRRTFKTMLLFPPEWVPTAPYLALPSLTAVLRSYGHEVVQKDVNIEMYDWFFSDTFLIWVKLRMDQQRRGLNERKACNELTDFERDRLACLALQDAIDVMELAERAIEAKAIVRGESFYDAGKLEWALQTFRDVMQFISAAYFPASLVFYPMESNLGYRSGVSSEVLACLDDDLVNVYRDVCRQLVLPAIQKEQPEVIGVSVGTQMQLLAGMTFCKMIKEEFPDIHVTVGGNVITRLKDDLPKRKEFFTHVFDSAILYEGEHALVWLLEALAGERDWVKVPNLMWNQEGEVRVNDEIYTEKTTALPLPDFEGLPLDAYFVPVRILPYLATRGCYWGRCTFCDHGQGYFDQYRGKPAHDVVREIKALKEKYQAEHFLFSDESYPPALLKKVSQLLIEEQVGIKWTTLIRFEESLQDPEIWKQAVRAGCCTLYYGMESANERVLELMDKHAKKAVIENNLREAAKAGIWNHVMAFYGFPGETRNEAEETREFLLENKRYIHSVELFYFVAYRHTPMVRNPDKFGITIHKQEEYDMPLDYYYTLKEPGGITCLEAMQLAEEFYQKDFEPWAVRVNAREHVFLYISKFGTNYLPQIYAMKAGQDEPRTDGVQGLITWPVSNAPSEKNSKGETGMSRVVSHAAP from the coding sequence ATGACTGATTCCTTAATTGAAATCGAGCGTGGTGGTTCGACCGATAAATCCAGACGGACGTTTAAAACAATGCTGCTCTTTCCTCCGGAATGGGTTCCTACCGCTCCATACCTTGCTTTACCCAGCCTGACTGCCGTCCTCCGCTCCTATGGCCATGAGGTGGTACAGAAGGATGTCAACATTGAAATGTACGACTGGTTTTTCAGTGATACTTTTTTAATCTGGGTAAAGCTTCGAATGGATCAGCAACGGCGAGGTTTGAACGAACGAAAAGCCTGCAATGAATTGACTGATTTCGAACGAGACCGACTGGCTTGTTTGGCATTGCAAGATGCTATAGATGTGATGGAATTGGCTGAACGAGCAATAGAAGCCAAAGCCATTGTGCGAGGCGAGTCATTTTATGATGCAGGAAAACTGGAATGGGCCTTGCAAACATTCCGGGACGTTATGCAATTTATTTCTGCCGCCTATTTCCCTGCTTCCCTCGTATTCTATCCCATGGAAAGTAATCTGGGGTATCGCTCGGGAGTTTCGAGTGAAGTGTTGGCATGCCTGGATGACGATCTTGTTAACGTGTATCGGGATGTGTGCCGTCAGTTAGTGCTTCCTGCTATCCAGAAAGAGCAACCGGAAGTGATAGGAGTTTCCGTCGGGACCCAAATGCAACTCCTGGCGGGTATGACCTTTTGTAAAATGATTAAGGAGGAATTTCCCGACATTCATGTGACTGTGGGTGGCAACGTGATTACCCGGTTAAAAGATGATCTCCCAAAACGGAAGGAATTTTTCACGCATGTCTTTGATTCGGCCATTTTGTATGAAGGAGAACATGCGTTGGTTTGGTTGCTGGAAGCGCTGGCGGGTGAACGAGATTGGGTCAAGGTCCCTAACTTGATGTGGAATCAAGAAGGGGAGGTCCGTGTAAATGATGAAATATATACCGAAAAGACGACGGCCTTGCCTCTTCCGGATTTTGAGGGATTACCGTTGGATGCCTATTTTGTCCCGGTCCGAATTTTACCCTACTTGGCCACTCGAGGGTGTTATTGGGGACGATGCACCTTTTGTGATCATGGGCAGGGATATTTCGATCAGTACCGTGGAAAGCCCGCGCACGATGTGGTCCGAGAGATCAAAGCCTTAAAGGAGAAATACCAGGCAGAGCACTTCTTGTTTTCCGATGAATCCTATCCTCCCGCGTTATTAAAAAAAGTTTCGCAATTGTTGATTGAGGAACAGGTGGGGATAAAATGGACGACCTTAATCCGGTTTGAAGAATCATTGCAGGATCCAGAAATATGGAAGCAAGCGGTTCGAGCCGGCTGTTGCACGCTGTATTATGGTATGGAATCGGCAAACGAGCGTGTACTGGAGCTTATGGATAAGCATGCGAAAAAGGCAGTGATTGAAAATAACCTACGAGAAGCCGCCAAAGCCGGCATCTGGAATCATGTGATGGCTTTCTATGGTTTTCCCGGCGAAACACGAAATGAAGCCGAGGAGACACGGGAATTTCTTCTGGAAAATAAACGGTATATTCATTCGGTGGAATTGTTTTATTTTGTGGCCTACCGACATACACCCATGGTTCGGAATCCTGATAAGTTTGGTATCACCATTCATAAACAGGAAGAGTATGATATGCCTCTCGATTACTATTACACGCTGAAAGAACCAGGTGGGATTACTTGTCTGGAGGCGATGCAATTAGCAGAGGAGTTTTATCAGAAGGATTTTGAGCCCTGGGCTGTTAGAGTTAATGCTCGTGAACATGTATTCCTCTATATTTCTAAATTCGGTACGAATTACCTGCCTCAGATCTATGCAATGAAAGCCGGGCAGGATGAACCACGAACTGATGGGGTTCAAGGTCTTATCACCTGGCCTGTGTCTAATGCGCCTTCCGAGAAAAATTCAAAAGGGGAGACAGGAATGTCCCGTGTGGTCAGTCATGCTGCTCCGTGA
- a CDS encoding radical SAM protein, which translates to MRINYDKGGLIRPSKIQFPKTTDSKDSISKAKILLVFPPDWYPSEPYLSLPTLTAFLRSAGHDVIQKDVNLEMYDWYFSRDFLRRILKKVPQQLDRLKKIRRSRELTDEEVDLQLALCNCTRGYISDLAERAEKAKEIVRSREFYESDKLEWVMNTFREVTATISLVYAPARICMPPMETDLSYKLFMSSEVLEAVEDTQVNIYRDVFEEILKPAILAEKPDVIGISIVLRQQLFSSMTFCALIKEQFPDIHVTIGGNTVTRLREVLPDIPKLFALFDSAIVYEGETALLRLVEAIVSDGDLSHVPNLLFRDAAGIHVNSESYAENMGELPPPDFDGLPLEKYFVPEPILPYLATRGCYWGRCEFCDHGEGYTAGYRTKRDWQIIEELTYLKNKYQARHFHFTDESYPPALFRKLTKKLIESNLDIAWTTHIRFEKSLLEDQVWADARTSGCKFLHMGYESGSERVLQLMDKATTTEVIQRSLELSSKHGVWNHVMGFFGFPGETYQEAKFSIQFLEDNREHVHSIGFGTFDLSKHTPVAKNPEKFGITYYKNPEWDLALDYYFTVKEGLSIEDAERVFEEFEQNHYAGWDLKIFVREYVFLYVAHFGTNKLPSLQFRLDSHDPSTKLASV; encoded by the coding sequence ATGAGGATAAATTATGATAAAGGCGGGTTGATTCGCCCCTCTAAGATTCAATTTCCAAAAACCACTGATTCCAAAGATTCAATCAGTAAGGCCAAGATTCTGTTGGTCTTTCCACCAGACTGGTACCCCTCAGAACCCTATCTAAGCCTTCCGACCTTAACGGCTTTTCTTCGATCAGCCGGCCATGACGTCATCCAAAAAGATGTCAATCTCGAAATGTACGACTGGTATTTTAGCCGGGACTTCCTTCGGCGCATTCTTAAAAAAGTTCCCCAGCAACTTGATCGTCTCAAAAAAATTAGGAGGAGTCGTGAATTAACGGATGAGGAAGTGGACCTTCAGTTAGCTCTCTGCAATTGTACCCGAGGCTACATCAGTGATTTAGCTGAAAGAGCCGAGAAAGCCAAGGAAATTGTTCGAAGCCGGGAGTTTTATGAAAGTGACAAGCTGGAATGGGTGATGAACACATTCAGGGAAGTGACGGCCACGATATCCTTGGTGTATGCCCCGGCAAGGATCTGTATGCCTCCGATGGAAACCGATTTATCCTACAAACTGTTTATGTCGTCAGAAGTGCTTGAGGCCGTGGAAGATACTCAAGTTAATATTTATCGGGATGTCTTTGAGGAAATTCTGAAGCCGGCGATTCTGGCCGAAAAGCCTGATGTCATTGGGATTTCAATTGTTCTTCGGCAGCAATTGTTTTCCTCTATGACATTTTGTGCACTTATTAAGGAGCAATTTCCCGATATTCATGTGACCATCGGAGGTAATACTGTCACCCGCCTGAGAGAAGTGCTTCCTGATATCCCAAAGCTCTTCGCATTATTTGATAGCGCGATTGTCTATGAAGGGGAGACGGCTTTATTGCGATTAGTGGAAGCCATAGTCTCGGATGGGGATTTATCCCATGTTCCTAATTTACTGTTCAGAGATGCAGCTGGGATTCATGTAAATTCCGAATCCTACGCCGAAAATATGGGCGAACTACCTCCTCCAGATTTCGACGGATTGCCACTGGAGAAATACTTTGTACCCGAGCCGATTCTTCCCTATTTAGCCACTCGCGGATGTTACTGGGGGCGGTGTGAGTTCTGTGATCATGGTGAGGGCTATACAGCAGGGTATCGGACCAAAAGGGATTGGCAGATTATTGAAGAACTCACCTATTTGAAAAATAAGTATCAGGCCCGACATTTTCATTTTACAGATGAGTCATATCCACCTGCTCTATTTCGGAAGCTCACCAAAAAATTAATTGAATCGAATTTGGATATTGCCTGGACTACACATATCCGTTTTGAAAAGAGTCTTCTTGAGGACCAGGTTTGGGCGGATGCCAGGACGTCGGGATGTAAATTTCTCCATATGGGCTACGAATCCGGAAGTGAGCGCGTGCTTCAACTCATGGATAAGGCGACCACCACGGAGGTGATCCAGCGAAGCTTGGAGTTATCCTCTAAACACGGGGTTTGGAACCATGTCATGGGTTTTTTTGGATTCCCTGGGGAAACCTACCAAGAGGCCAAATTCTCTATTCAATTTTTAGAAGATAATCGAGAACACGTCCATTCGATTGGATTTGGGACATTTGATTTGAGCAAACATACTCCCGTCGCGAAGAATCCTGAAAAATTCGGCATCACCTATTATAAAAATCCGGAATGGGATCTGGCTTTGGATTACTATTTTACCGTGAAGGAAGGATTGAGTATTGAGGATGCCGAACGGGTATTCGAGGAATTTGAGCAAAATCATTATGCTGGGTGGGATTTGAAAATTTTCGTGCGGGAGTATGTGTTTTTATACGTGGCCCATTTCGGGACCAATAAGTTGCCTTCGCTGCAATTTCGGCTCGACTCGCACGATCCCTCAACAAAATTAGCCTCTGTCTAA
- the metH gene encoding methionine synthase — translation MSTLEAALESRILVLDGAMGTMIQAHNLSEGDFRGTRFVDHACEVKGNNDLLSLTQPKIIEDIHVQYLQVGADIIETNTFNSNAISLADYQMEDLAYDLNLAGAQLAKRAVARIQAENPDRTCWVAGALGPTNRTASMSPDVNNPAFRGVTFDDLAAAYYDQVRGLIEGGVDLLLVETIFDTLNAKAAFYAIAQYSEDVQRQFPIMASVTITDLSGRTLSGQQIEAFWNSISHANLLSVGINCALGAKQMRPYIEELSKVAPVYISCYPNAGLPNAFGGFDETPERMGGDLRDFASQGWVNIVGGCCGSTPEHIRAIAEGVKDYAPHKKTHVPRLTRLSGLESLTIRPEGNFVNIGERTNVTGSPKFAKLILNGKLEEALAVARQQVEGGAQIIDVNMDEGLLDSQKAMVEFLNLIGSEPDIARVPIMIDSSKWSVIEAGLKCIQGKGVVNSISLKEGEDQFLEQGRKIRRYGAAVVVMAFDEAGQADTLDRKVEICTRAYRLLTEKLNFPPEDIIFDPNILTVATGMEEHNAYAVNYIEATRQIKATLPFCKVSGGVSNISFSFRGNNTVREAIHSAFLYHAIKAGMDMGIVNAGQLGVYEEIPKDLLNLVEDVLLNRRPEATEELVAFAETVKQQGKATLIDDAWRQGTVEERLSHALVKGLVEFIDADVEEARQKYHKPLDVIEGPLMDGMNVIGELFGAGKMFLPQVVKSARVMKKAVAYLLPFMDAEKVEGESRNQGKILLATVKGDVHDIGKNIVGVVLACNNYEVLDLGVMVSCDKILQTARQEKVDLIGLSGLITPSLDEMVHNAREMTREGFSIPLLIGGATTSKAHTAVKIAPGYTSPVVHVLDASLAVNVVRKLMSPDEKNAFIQDVQAKQQKTREAYLSKTTAKKFVSLEEARKRPFDIHWETASIAKPRILGCKVLEDVSLETLVPIIDWSPFFHAWQLRGKFPKIFEDSVVGPKAKELFDDAQKLLQEILDRKLLAAKGVYGFFPANSQGDDIIIYKDETRSEGVSVFHTLRQQIEKPQGDFYYALADFVAPQSSGKADYIGGFAVTAGLGIEALCQRFEQDHDDYNAIMAKALADRLAEAFAEWLHREVRQEWGFGQDEQLTNEELILEKYRGIRPAPGYPACPDHTEKQHLFELLQVEKTVGIRLTESFAMYPAASVSGFYFAHPQAKYFSVGKVQQDQIRDYAKRKGMDVSVVERWLSPNLSYDPT, via the coding sequence ATGAGCACATTAGAAGCGGCTTTAGAATCTCGCATCCTTGTGCTGGATGGAGCCATGGGTACCATGATTCAGGCCCATAATCTGAGCGAAGGGGATTTTCGCGGGACGCGTTTCGTGGATCATGCCTGTGAAGTCAAAGGCAATAATGACCTGTTAAGCCTGACGCAACCAAAAATTATTGAAGATATCCATGTGCAATACCTTCAGGTTGGCGCCGATATCATTGAGACGAATACCTTTAATTCCAATGCCATTTCTCTGGCCGATTATCAGATGGAGGATTTGGCCTATGATTTAAATCTGGCAGGGGCCCAATTGGCCAAGCGTGCGGTGGCACGAATACAGGCAGAGAACCCTGATCGTACGTGTTGGGTCGCCGGGGCCTTAGGTCCCACCAATCGAACTGCATCGATGTCGCCTGATGTGAATAATCCGGCATTTAGAGGGGTCACTTTCGATGACTTGGCAGCAGCGTATTATGATCAGGTTCGGGGATTAATAGAAGGTGGCGTCGATCTTCTTCTGGTCGAAACCATTTTTGATACGTTGAATGCGAAGGCCGCTTTTTATGCTATTGCCCAGTACAGCGAAGATGTGCAACGCCAATTCCCTATCATGGCGTCGGTTACGATTACAGATCTCAGTGGCCGGACGTTATCAGGGCAACAGATCGAAGCGTTTTGGAATTCCATTTCTCACGCCAATCTTTTGAGTGTGGGGATTAATTGCGCGTTAGGCGCCAAGCAGATGCGCCCCTATATTGAAGAACTTTCCAAGGTGGCTCCTGTCTACATCAGTTGTTATCCCAATGCGGGATTACCTAATGCTTTTGGCGGGTTCGATGAGACGCCAGAGCGAATGGGTGGAGATCTTCGCGATTTTGCCAGCCAAGGCTGGGTCAATATTGTGGGTGGGTGCTGCGGAAGTACGCCTGAGCATATACGAGCAATTGCGGAAGGGGTCAAAGATTATGCTCCGCACAAAAAAACACATGTTCCGCGTCTTACCCGATTAAGCGGACTTGAATCATTAACGATTCGACCAGAAGGAAATTTTGTCAATATTGGTGAACGGACCAATGTGACGGGTTCACCGAAATTTGCCAAATTGATTCTCAACGGGAAACTGGAAGAAGCCTTGGCCGTGGCGCGCCAGCAAGTCGAAGGCGGTGCGCAAATCATTGATGTGAATATGGATGAAGGGCTCTTGGATTCCCAAAAAGCCATGGTGGAATTTTTAAATCTGATCGGATCCGAGCCGGATATTGCTCGTGTTCCCATTATGATTGATAGCTCAAAGTGGTCGGTCATCGAGGCGGGACTTAAGTGTATTCAAGGCAAGGGTGTCGTCAATTCCATTAGTCTCAAGGAAGGCGAGGACCAATTCCTGGAGCAGGGGAGGAAGATTCGGCGTTATGGAGCTGCCGTTGTGGTTATGGCATTCGACGAAGCAGGTCAAGCAGATACGCTAGACCGAAAAGTGGAGATCTGCACGAGGGCCTATCGTCTTCTGACGGAGAAGCTGAACTTTCCGCCAGAGGACATTATTTTTGACCCCAACATTTTGACGGTCGCAACGGGCATGGAGGAACATAATGCCTATGCCGTGAATTACATTGAGGCCACAAGGCAAATCAAAGCCACGTTACCTTTTTGCAAAGTTAGTGGTGGAGTCAGCAATATTTCCTTTTCCTTCCGGGGAAATAATACGGTGCGGGAGGCCATCCATTCCGCGTTTCTCTACCATGCCATCAAGGCGGGGATGGACATGGGAATTGTGAATGCCGGTCAATTGGGAGTTTATGAAGAAATTCCCAAAGATCTCCTCAATTTAGTAGAAGATGTCCTGTTGAATCGTCGGCCGGAAGCTACTGAAGAACTGGTTGCCTTTGCGGAGACGGTCAAACAACAGGGCAAAGCAACTCTGATTGATGATGCGTGGCGTCAGGGCACGGTAGAAGAACGTCTGTCGCACGCGTTGGTGAAAGGGCTTGTTGAGTTCATTGATGCTGATGTGGAGGAAGCCCGTCAGAAATACCATAAGCCTCTGGATGTCATTGAAGGGCCTCTAATGGATGGGATGAATGTGATCGGGGAGCTGTTTGGGGCGGGGAAAATGTTTTTGCCTCAGGTGGTCAAAAGCGCGCGAGTCATGAAAAAAGCTGTAGCGTATTTGTTGCCGTTTATGGATGCCGAAAAAGTTGAAGGGGAGAGTCGAAACCAGGGTAAGATCCTGCTCGCGACAGTGAAGGGCGACGTGCATGACATTGGAAAAAATATCGTCGGTGTCGTGCTGGCCTGCAATAACTATGAAGTTCTGGACCTAGGTGTGATGGTTTCCTGTGACAAAATCTTGCAGACTGCTCGCCAAGAAAAAGTGGACCTGATTGGCCTGAGCGGACTGATTACTCCTTCTTTGGATGAGATGGTTCATAATGCACGAGAAATGACTCGAGAAGGCTTTTCCATTCCTCTGCTAATTGGGGGAGCCACCACGAGTAAGGCCCATACCGCGGTGAAGATTGCGCCTGGGTATACCAGCCCAGTCGTACATGTTTTAGATGCCTCCTTAGCCGTTAATGTCGTACGCAAGTTAATGAGCCCGGATGAAAAGAATGCGTTTATTCAGGATGTGCAGGCGAAACAACAGAAAACGCGGGAAGCCTATCTATCTAAGACAACGGCTAAAAAATTTGTATCATTGGAGGAGGCAAGAAAGCGGCCTTTCGATATTCATTGGGAGACGGCATCCATTGCCAAACCCAGGATCCTTGGTTGCAAAGTTCTTGAGGATGTGTCACTGGAGACGCTTGTTCCCATAATTGACTGGTCACCTTTTTTCCACGCATGGCAATTGCGCGGGAAATTTCCGAAAATTTTTGAAGATTCCGTGGTGGGGCCAAAAGCCAAAGAACTTTTTGATGATGCTCAAAAGCTCTTGCAAGAAATTCTTGATCGAAAATTACTTGCGGCCAAAGGTGTCTATGGATTCTTTCCAGCCAATAGTCAGGGCGATGACATTATCATCTACAAAGATGAGACGCGTTCGGAAGGTGTGTCAGTCTTTCACACTTTGCGCCAGCAAATAGAAAAGCCTCAAGGGGACTTTTATTATGCATTGGCTGATTTCGTGGCTCCGCAGTCCAGCGGAAAGGCGGACTATATTGGTGGCTTTGCGGTCACGGCCGGCCTGGGGATAGAAGCCCTCTGTCAGCGGTTTGAACAGGATCATGATGACTATAACGCTATTATGGCTAAGGCCCTGGCCGATCGACTAGCCGAGGCTTTTGCCGAATGGCTCCACCGTGAAGTACGGCAGGAATGGGGATTTGGCCAAGATGAGCAATTGACCAACGAGGAACTCATACTAGAAAAATACCGCGGGATTCGTCCCGCACCGGGGTATCCGGCCTGTCCGGACCATACTGAGAAACAGCACTTATTTGAATTGTTGCAGGTTGAAAAAACCGTAGGTATTCGGCTTACCGAATCCTTTGCCATGTATCCGGCTGCGTCAGTCAGTGGTTTCTATTTTGCGCATCCCCAAGCCAAATACTTTTCCGTGGGAAAAGTGCAGCAGGATCAAATCCGAGATTATGCCAAGCGGAAAGGGATGGATGTCTCGGTAGTGGAACGCTGGCTTTCCCCGAACTTGTCCTATGACCCTACTTAG
- a CDS encoding iron-containing redox enzyme family protein, with protein sequence MRKLSPEQFRDRIFDVLRRKHHWATPFLEGSTITKEKLNIYFHQEYVVYVRDFSVLLAQVLGKNPPWEARRLLATIIYEEETGGFSLGHPHQELFLHMMNGLGFDRAGFRDVELLASSRGYREWLNQICQEEEWSVGAAVLSIFIKGTANDPEEVLYPQPAQNQDEIEDIVRKHYLSQHQGLSPAFMDYIRAQHMFSAGSRKTVYDMVTHHTDESGDQIKVLSLLEETLNLWSRYQEGIARACGIRQA encoded by the coding sequence ATGAGAAAACTTTCACCAGAACAATTTCGTGACCGAATATTTGATGTGCTGCGCCGAAAACATCATTGGGCCACTCCTTTTCTGGAAGGAAGCACCATTACCAAAGAAAAATTGAATATTTATTTTCATCAGGAATACGTCGTCTATGTTCGCGATTTCTCCGTACTCCTCGCTCAGGTTCTTGGGAAAAATCCACCATGGGAGGCACGCCGACTGCTTGCTACAATCATCTATGAGGAGGAAACCGGAGGGTTCTCCCTTGGACATCCTCACCAAGAACTATTTCTTCACATGATGAATGGATTGGGATTTGATAGGGCCGGATTTCGGGATGTGGAACTGTTGGCATCAAGCCGTGGATATCGGGAATGGTTAAATCAAATTTGCCAGGAAGAAGAGTGGTCGGTTGGAGCGGCAGTTCTCTCAATTTTTATAAAAGGAACAGCCAACGATCCGGAAGAAGTGCTATATCCCCAGCCAGCACAAAATCAGGATGAGATTGAAGATATCGTCCGGAAACATTACTTAAGTCAGCACCAAGGCTTATCACCGGCATTTATGGATTATATTCGTGCCCAACATATGTTTTCCGCAGGATCTCGGAAAACCGTATATGACATGGTGACGCATCATACCGATGAAAGCGGTGATCAGATTAAGGTACTCTCGCTATTAGAAGAGACATTGAACTTGTGGTCACGATATCAGGAGGGAATTGCCCGTGCCTGTGGTATCCGACAAGCCTAA
- the mutT gene encoding 8-oxo-dGTP diphosphatase MutT, protein MKSRDLQEASTIVVAAAIICRKDMILLARRMPESHLGGLWEFPGGKKEFGETLEACLRRELREELGVDISEPLPFHALHYQYPEKMVELNFYICSIIQGIPRALGCAEIAWVYRHELNSYNFPPADIPVVNKILQSGYFDE, encoded by the coding sequence ATGAAAAGTAGGGATCTGCAGGAGGCCTCGACTATTGTTGTGGCTGCCGCCATTATCTGCCGGAAAGATATGATTCTTTTGGCAAGGCGAATGCCAGAATCCCATCTAGGGGGGCTTTGGGAATTTCCCGGAGGAAAGAAGGAATTTGGAGAAACTCTGGAAGCTTGCTTGCGTAGGGAGTTGAGAGAGGAGTTAGGGGTGGATATTAGTGAGCCTCTTCCATTCCATGCTCTCCATTATCAGTATCCAGAAAAAATGGTGGAGTTGAATTTCTATATTTGTTCCATCATTCAGGGCATTCCTCGAGCATTAGGGTGTGCTGAGATCGCCTGGGTTTACAGGCATGAATTGAATTCCTATAATTTTCCTCCTGCCGATATTCCTGTTGTAAACAAAATTCTGCAATCTGGGTATTTTGACGAATGA
- a CDS encoding A/G-specific adenine glycosylase, with amino-acid sequence MAKIKKHQNEKKSQPQAKTSQVVPKSKKIQFQKRLLTWYAEFGRDLPWRRTSDPYKILVSEVMLQQTQVDRVIPKFHEFLGKYPTLQDLAVAHPDDIRRTWYPLGYNIRPYRLHGIACETIERYGGAIPSKAEELLSLKGIGRYTAGAIRSFAFNEDAPILDTNVMRVLHRIFIGKGEAKKQKTELWVLSEALIPRGKGYDFNQALMDFGAMMCTARKPTCLLCPMRNICLTISSDEK; translated from the coding sequence ATGGCGAAGATAAAAAAACATCAGAATGAAAAAAAGTCTCAGCCTCAGGCTAAGACTAGTCAGGTCGTTCCAAAATCTAAAAAAATTCAGTTCCAGAAACGCCTCCTGACATGGTACGCGGAATTCGGGCGTGATCTTCCATGGAGGAGAACCAGTGATCCGTATAAGATTCTGGTTTCTGAGGTCATGTTGCAACAGACGCAGGTGGATCGGGTCATACCTAAATTTCATGAGTTTCTGGGGAAATATCCCACACTGCAGGATCTTGCGGTAGCTCACCCTGATGATATTCGCAGAACGTGGTATCCCCTAGGGTACAATATTCGACCATACCGTCTCCATGGCATTGCCTGTGAGACGATTGAGCGTTATGGCGGAGCTATTCCCAGTAAGGCGGAAGAGCTCCTTTCTCTGAAGGGCATTGGTCGTTATACAGCAGGAGCCATCAGATCATTTGCGTTCAATGAAGATGCCCCGATTTTAGACACTAATGTGATGCGGGTATTGCATCGGATATTTATTGGGAAAGGGGAGGCCAAGAAGCAGAAGACCGAGTTATGGGTTCTCTCTGAAGCACTCATTCCCAGAGGCAAAGGGTATGATTTTAATCAGGCGTTAATGGATTTTGGGGCCATGATGTGTACGGCCAGAAAACCCACATGCTTATTGTGTCCAATGAGGAATATTTGCCTCACCATTTCTTCTGATGAAAAGTAG
- a CDS encoding class I SAM-dependent methyltransferase, translated as MFPHTISLSQLYPSGATETQKLAQSTAELISGFSKKGGPNLTDYPLLNTLLQQFSRENIHKIFSADQLALIRAAFGEALSPATIQGWAYHKPLGYAGDYQIIEKIYNYSTSLNPHLSKWDEFFHTQKAPKAVRNRLSFFLDQLWKTKMETPSTSHILNLASGPGRDMYEALKVLGTSKLEIDCVDQDAHAINYAKDLCRDFLSHIQFTHKNVFRFLPNKTYHLIWSAGLFDYFNDNIFKRTLKRFVSLLKPNGKMVIGNFTTGNPSRGYMELFKWDLFHRSKNHLRMLARECGFTENQIRIEQEPEGVNLFLVITKN; from the coding sequence ATGTTCCCGCACACCATCTCACTTTCCCAATTGTATCCAAGTGGAGCCACAGAGACTCAAAAACTTGCCCAAAGCACAGCTGAACTCATTTCCGGATTCTCAAAAAAAGGAGGACCAAACCTAACAGACTATCCCTTGCTAAATACACTCCTTCAACAGTTTTCCCGAGAAAATATACACAAGATCTTTTCCGCCGATCAATTGGCGTTAATTCGAGCGGCTTTTGGAGAAGCCCTTTCCCCCGCAACCATTCAGGGCTGGGCGTACCATAAACCGCTAGGATATGCAGGTGATTATCAAATTATTGAAAAAATATACAATTACTCTACATCTTTGAACCCGCATTTATCCAAGTGGGACGAGTTTTTTCATACCCAAAAGGCACCTAAGGCAGTCAGAAACCGATTATCATTTTTCCTTGACCAATTATGGAAAACAAAAATGGAAACCCCGTCAACCAGCCATATCCTCAACTTGGCCTCCGGCCCTGGGCGCGATATGTATGAAGCTCTCAAGGTTCTTGGGACATCCAAACTCGAGATTGATTGCGTTGATCAGGACGCACATGCCATCAATTATGCCAAGGATCTTTGCCGTGACTTTCTTTCTCATATTCAGTTTACGCACAAAAATGTGTTTCGGTTTTTACCAAACAAAACCTACCACCTAATCTGGTCGGCCGGATTATTTGATTATTTCAATGACAATATCTTTAAGCGAACCTTAAAAAGGTTCGTTTCTCTTCTCAAACCAAATGGAAAAATGGTGATTGGAAATTTCACCACTGGGAATCCCAGTCGCGGCTATATGGAACTTTTTAAATGGGACTTATTCCATCGAAGCAAAAACCACCTTCGGATGCTTGCGCGGGAATGCGGATTTACAGAGAATCAAATCCGCATTGAACAAGAACCTGAAGGGGTCAACCTATTTTTGGTAATCACAAAAAATTAA